One Vigna unguiculata cultivar IT97K-499-35 chromosome 11, ASM411807v1, whole genome shotgun sequence DNA window includes the following coding sequences:
- the LOC114169489 gene encoding cold-responsive protein kinase 1-like isoform X2, whose amino-acid sequence MVDDQGLLKDGKLAAIKVLSAESTQGVREFMTEINVISEIEHENLVKLYGCCVEGNHRILVYNYLEKNSLSQTLLGLGHSSNIFFDWKTRSRICIGIARGLSYLHEEVRPHIVHRDIKASNILLDENLTPKISDFGLAKLIPSYMTHVSTRVAGTIGYLAPEYALRGHLTRKADIYSFGVLLVEIVSGRCHTNTRLPIGEQFLLETTWELYQRRELVALVDASLDGHFDAEEACTFLKVGLFCTQDTSKLRPPMSSVVKMLAGEMDIDESKITKPGLISDFMDLKIRGDKKDGDIETKGSSSYNASSASDSQGNTMSFAASTSTTATFTLKYDQSL is encoded by the exons ATGGTGGATGATCAGGGATTACTAAAAGATGGGAAACTAGCTGCTATAAAAGTTCTTTCAGCAGAATCAACTCAAGGGGTGAGAGAATTTATGACAGAGATTAATGTGATCTCAGAAATAGAGCATGAAAATTTGGTTAAGCTATATGGTTGTTGTGTGGAAGGGAATCACCGAATACTAGTCTACAATTATCTTGAGAAAAATAGCCTTTCGCAAACCCTTTTAG GTTTAGGTCACAGTAGTAACATCTTTTTTGATTGGAAAACACGATCTAGGATTTGCATTGGGATTGCACGTGGGCTCTCCTATCTGCATGAAGAAGTAAGACCACATATTGTTCATAGGGATATAAAAGCAAGCAATATTCTCCTTGACGAAAACCTTACACCTAAGATTTCAGATTTTGGTCTTGCAAAGCTTATTCCATCATACATGACTCATGTCAGCACGCGTGTGGCCGGAACAAT AGGTTATTTGGCACCAGAGTATGCATTAAGAGGGCACCTGACACGTAAAGCAGATATTTACAGCTTTGGTGTACTTCTTGTGGAGATAGTGAGTGGAAGATGTCACACTAATACACGCTTACCGATAGGAGAGCAGTTTCTTTTAGAAACG ACATGGGAGCTTTATCAGCGAAGGGAATTGGTAGCGCTTGTAGATGCATCCCTAGACGGGCATTTCGACGCCGAGGAGGCTTGTACATTTCTGAAAGTTGGACTTTTCTGCACTCAGGACACGTCGAAACTCCGGCCACCGATGTCTTCTGTTGTCAAGATGCTCGCCGGAGAAATGGATATTGATGAAAGCAAGATAACAAAGCCAGGCCTGATTTCAGATTTTATGGACCTTAAAATCAGAGGAGATAAAAAAGATGGTGATATTGAAACCAAGGGTTCATCTTCCTACAATGCATCTTCTGCTTCAGATAGCCAGGGTAACACCATGTCTTTTGCTGCAAGTACAAGTACAACTGCAACCTTCACTCTTAAATATGATCAAAGCTTGTAA
- the LOC114169489 gene encoding cold-responsive protein kinase 1-like isoform X1, translated as MTCFPFSFGRKVPSVARHDPDIDEELSGIQNVKMFTYKELRVASDNFSQANKIGQGGFGSVYKGLLKDGKLAAIKVLSAESTQGVREFMTEINVISEIEHENLVKLYGCCVEGNHRILVYNYLEKNSLSQTLLGLGHSSNIFFDWKTRSRICIGIARGLSYLHEEVRPHIVHRDIKASNILLDENLTPKISDFGLAKLIPSYMTHVSTRVAGTIGYLAPEYALRGHLTRKADIYSFGVLLVEIVSGRCHTNTRLPIGEQFLLETTWELYQRRELVALVDASLDGHFDAEEACTFLKVGLFCTQDTSKLRPPMSSVVKMLAGEMDIDESKITKPGLISDFMDLKIRGDKKDGDIETKGSSSYNASSASDSQGNTMSFAASTSTTATFTLKYDQSL; from the exons ATGACTTGCTTCCCATTCTCATTTGGTAGGAAAGTGCCCTCTGTGGCAAGACACGATCCAGATATTGATGAAG AACTCTCAGGCattcaaaatgtaaaaatgTTTACCTACAAAGAACTAAGAGTTGCATCTGACAATTTCAGCCAGGCCAATAAAATTGGGCAGGGTGGCTTTGGTTCTGTTTATAAG GGATTACTAAAAGATGGGAAACTAGCTGCTATAAAAGTTCTTTCAGCAGAATCAACTCAAGGGGTGAGAGAATTTATGACAGAGATTAATGTGATCTCAGAAATAGAGCATGAAAATTTGGTTAAGCTATATGGTTGTTGTGTGGAAGGGAATCACCGAATACTAGTCTACAATTATCTTGAGAAAAATAGCCTTTCGCAAACCCTTTTAG GTTTAGGTCACAGTAGTAACATCTTTTTTGATTGGAAAACACGATCTAGGATTTGCATTGGGATTGCACGTGGGCTCTCCTATCTGCATGAAGAAGTAAGACCACATATTGTTCATAGGGATATAAAAGCAAGCAATATTCTCCTTGACGAAAACCTTACACCTAAGATTTCAGATTTTGGTCTTGCAAAGCTTATTCCATCATACATGACTCATGTCAGCACGCGTGTGGCCGGAACAAT AGGTTATTTGGCACCAGAGTATGCATTAAGAGGGCACCTGACACGTAAAGCAGATATTTACAGCTTTGGTGTACTTCTTGTGGAGATAGTGAGTGGAAGATGTCACACTAATACACGCTTACCGATAGGAGAGCAGTTTCTTTTAGAAACG ACATGGGAGCTTTATCAGCGAAGGGAATTGGTAGCGCTTGTAGATGCATCCCTAGACGGGCATTTCGACGCCGAGGAGGCTTGTACATTTCTGAAAGTTGGACTTTTCTGCACTCAGGACACGTCGAAACTCCGGCCACCGATGTCTTCTGTTGTCAAGATGCTCGCCGGAGAAATGGATATTGATGAAAGCAAGATAACAAAGCCAGGCCTGATTTCAGATTTTATGGACCTTAAAATCAGAGGAGATAAAAAAGATGGTGATATTGAAACCAAGGGTTCATCTTCCTACAATGCATCTTCTGCTTCAGATAGCCAGGGTAACACCATGTCTTTTGCTGCAAGTACAAGTACAACTGCAACCTTCACTCTTAAATATGATCAAAGCTTGTAA